The following coding sequences lie in one Vibrio sp. BS-M-Sm-2 genomic window:
- the fliF gene encoding flagellar basal-body MS-ring/collar protein FliF has protein sequence MADNSQTTDLTVSDSNDHALIAGSELDGEGQNPDLGERSSSKFDMAVGDLDLLRQVVLVLSISICVALIVMLFFWVKEPEMRPLGAYETEELIPVLDYLDLQKIEYTLEGNTISVPASEYNSLKLNMVRAGLNQERNAGDDILMQDMGFGVSQRLEQERLKLSRERQLAKAIEQMKQVRKAQVLLALPKQSVFVRHNQEASASVFLTLKTGNNLKQQEVDSVVDMVASAVPGMKTSRITVTDQHGRLLSSGSQDPMSAARRKEHELERNQEQALREKIDSILIPILGFGNYTAQVDIQLDFSAVEQTRKRFDPNTPATRSEYTLEDYNNGNTVAGIPGALSNQPPADASIPQDVAQMKDGSMTGQGSVHKEATRNFELDTTISHERKQSGTVNRQTVSVAIKDRQSLNPDTGEVVHTPIPASEINAIRQVLIGTVGFDESRGDLLNVLSMQFAPQVTDVVADVPIWEHPNFNDWVRWFASALVIIVVVLVLVRPAMKKLLNPAADNDDQMYGPDGMPIGVDGETSLIGGDIEGGELFEFGSSIDLPNLHKDEDVLKAVRALVANEPELAAQVVKNWMVDG, from the coding sequence GTGGCAGATAATAGTCAAACAACAGATTTAACCGTAAGCGATAGCAATGACCACGCACTTATTGCAGGCTCTGAGCTAGACGGAGAAGGGCAAAATCCCGATCTAGGTGAACGCAGTTCATCGAAGTTCGATATGGCTGTCGGTGATCTCGATTTACTTCGTCAGGTCGTCTTAGTTCTTTCTATCTCTATCTGTGTAGCGCTGATCGTGATGCTGTTTTTCTGGGTGAAAGAGCCAGAAATGCGTCCACTAGGAGCTTACGAAACAGAAGAGTTGATTCCCGTTCTTGACTACTTGGATCTGCAAAAGATCGAGTACACGCTTGAAGGCAACACCATCTCAGTACCGGCTAGTGAGTACAATTCTCTGAAGCTCAATATGGTTCGAGCTGGTTTGAACCAAGAGCGAAACGCGGGTGATGACATCCTCATGCAAGACATGGGCTTTGGTGTATCACAACGTTTAGAACAAGAACGCCTTAAATTAAGCCGCGAAAGACAACTTGCCAAAGCCATTGAACAGATGAAACAGGTGCGTAAAGCTCAGGTTTTACTGGCGTTGCCAAAGCAGAGCGTGTTTGTGCGTCACAATCAAGAAGCTTCAGCTTCCGTATTCCTAACCCTTAAAACAGGTAACAATCTTAAGCAACAAGAAGTCGATTCTGTTGTGGATATGGTCGCTAGTGCGGTTCCGGGAATGAAAACCTCACGTATTACGGTGACTGATCAGCATGGTCGACTGTTGAGCTCAGGCTCTCAAGACCCTATGTCTGCAGCGCGTCGTAAAGAACACGAGTTAGAGCGCAACCAAGAACAAGCATTGCGTGAAAAAATTGACTCTATTCTGATTCCTATTCTTGGGTTTGGTAACTATACCGCTCAGGTTGATATTCAGCTCGACTTTAGTGCAGTGGAACAAACCAGAAAACGTTTTGATCCGAATACACCTGCGACTCGAAGTGAATACACCTTAGAAGATTACAACAACGGAAATACTGTTGCGGGCATTCCAGGTGCTTTGAGTAATCAGCCACCTGCTGATGCCTCAATCCCACAAGATGTTGCTCAGATGAAAGACGGCTCGATGACGGGGCAAGGCTCGGTTCATAAAGAAGCAACTCGAAACTTTGAGTTAGATACAACCATCAGCCATGAACGTAAACAGAGTGGCACGGTTAACCGCCAGACGGTATCGGTAGCGATCAAAGACCGTCAATCATTGAACCCAGATACGGGCGAAGTAGTTCATACTCCAATCCCTGCGAGCGAAATCAATGCGATTCGTCAGGTATTGATTGGTACTGTCGGTTTTGATGAAAGCCGTGGTGATTTACTCAACGTGTTAAGTATGCAGTTCGCACCACAAGTGACAGATGTTGTGGCAGATGTGCCTATCTGGGAGCATCCAAACTTTAATGATTGGGTGCGTTGGTTCGCGAGTGCCTTAGTTATTATTGTGGTGGTATTGGTACTTGTTCGCCCTGCAATGAAGAAACTGCTTAACCCAGCAGCTGATAATGATGATCAAATGTACGGCCCTGATGGCATGCCAATTGGTGTCGACGGCGAAACCAGCTTAATTGGTGGTGATATTGAAGGTGGTGAGCTGTTTGAATTTGGTTCAAGCATTGACTTGCCAAACCTTCATAAAGACGAGGATGTGCTGAAAGCAGTACGTGCACTTGTAGCGAATGAACCGGAGCTAGCAGCTCAAGTAGTTAAGAATTGGATGGTAGATGGCTAA
- the fliE gene encoding flagellar hook-basal body complex protein FliE, which yields MRIDGLQGEMQAMMVEAASARPAATGQAVGADFGNMLTNAINNVNSLQKTSGDLQARFDSGDQSVSLSDVMIARNKSSVAFEATIQIRNKLVESYKELMNMPV from the coding sequence ATGAGAATAGATGGTTTACAAGGCGAAATGCAGGCAATGATGGTTGAAGCTGCCAGCGCGCGTCCCGCAGCAACGGGGCAAGCGGTCGGTGCAGATTTTGGCAACATGCTGACTAATGCCATCAATAATGTGAACTCATTACAAAAGACCTCAGGTGATCTTCAAGCTCGTTTTGATAGCGGCGACCAAAGCGTATCCCTTTCGGACGTGATGATTGCTCGTAATAAATCTAGTGTGGCTTTTGAGGCGACGATCCAAATTAGAAATAAATTGGTCGAATCGTACAAAGAGCTGATGAATATGCCGGTATAA
- a CDS encoding sigma-54 dependent transcriptional regulator codes for MAQSKVLIVEDDEGLREALVDTLALAGYEWLEADCAEDALVKLKSNSVDIVVSDVQMAGMGGLALLRNIKQHWPNLPVLLMTAYANIEDAVAAMKEGAIDYMAKPFAPEVLLNMVSRYAPVKSEDNGDAIVADEKSIKLMMLADKVAKTDANVMVLGPSGSGKEVMSRYIHNASSRKDGPFVAINCAAIPDNMLEATLFGYDKGAFTGAIQACPGKFEQAQGGTILLDEISEMDLSLQAKLLRVLQEREVERLGSRKSIKLDVRVLATSNRDLKQYVSEGNFREDLYYRLNVFPISWPPLCERKGDIEPLAKHLVERHCTKLGMPVPVMSAQAISKLVNYPWPGNVRELDNVVQRALILSEQENISGEHILLEGVDWQDASSLQQIVEGSDVAAPEIKPVAEANPINKIVASSEGLGNELRDQEYAIILETLIACNGRRKDMAEKLGISPRTLRYKLAKMRDAGIDIPN; via the coding sequence ATGGCTCAAAGCAAAGTGTTAATCGTCGAAGATGATGAAGGTCTACGCGAAGCCCTTGTCGACACTCTCGCGCTTGCTGGCTATGAATGGCTGGAAGCGGATTGTGCGGAAGATGCTCTGGTAAAATTGAAATCTAACTCCGTTGATATTGTTGTCTCTGATGTGCAGATGGCAGGTATGGGCGGCTTAGCTCTGCTAAGAAATATCAAGCAGCATTGGCCAAATCTACCAGTATTGTTGATGACAGCGTATGCCAACATTGAAGACGCCGTTGCCGCAATGAAAGAGGGCGCTATAGACTATATGGCAAAGCCATTTGCGCCTGAAGTACTGCTCAATATGGTGAGCCGTTATGCTCCGGTAAAATCGGAAGATAATGGCGATGCCATCGTTGCCGATGAGAAAAGCATCAAGCTAATGATGTTGGCTGATAAGGTGGCTAAAACCGATGCTAACGTCATGGTGTTGGGGCCAAGTGGTTCTGGTAAAGAGGTCATGTCTCGCTATATTCACAATGCTTCGAGCCGTAAAGACGGTCCATTTGTTGCGATTAACTGTGCCGCGATTCCAGATAACATGTTGGAAGCAACCCTGTTTGGCTACGATAAAGGCGCATTTACTGGTGCTATTCAAGCTTGTCCAGGTAAATTTGAGCAAGCTCAAGGCGGTACCATTTTGTTGGATGAGATCAGTGAAATGGATCTTAGCCTACAAGCGAAACTATTGCGCGTCTTGCAAGAGCGTGAAGTTGAACGCTTGGGTAGTCGCAAGAGCATCAAATTAGACGTCCGTGTATTAGCGACCAGTAACCGAGATCTAAAACAGTATGTGTCAGAAGGTAATTTCCGTGAAGATTTGTACTATCGCCTGAATGTATTCCCAATTTCTTGGCCTCCTCTTTGCGAGCGTAAAGGTGATATTGAGCCTTTAGCCAAGCACTTAGTTGAGCGCCATTGCACCAAACTTGGTATGCCAGTGCCAGTGATGTCAGCACAAGCAATCAGCAAACTCGTCAACTATCCGTGGCCTGGCAATGTTCGCGAATTAGACAATGTGGTACAGCGTGCGTTAATATTGAGCGAGCAAGAGAACATCTCTGGTGAGCACATTCTTCTTGAAGGTGTTGACTGGCAAGACGCAAGCAGCCTACAACAAATCGTTGAAGGCAGTGATGTTGCGGCACCAGAAATTAAGCCAGTTGCAGAAGCAAACCCAATTAATAAAATAGTTGCTAGCAGTGAAGGGCTTGGTAATGAGCTTAGAGATCAAGAGTATGCGATCATTCTTGAAACCCTGATCGCATGTAATGGCCGACGTAAAGATATGGCGGAAAAACTGGGTATTAGCCCACGCACATTACGTTACAAGTTGGCGAAAATGCGTGATGCTGGAATAGATATCCCAAACTAA
- a CDS encoding PAS domain-containing sensor histidine kinase: MHVANEPENQSHLDSVEQQVERYKQVLDVMPAGVILLDTHGEVREANPEAHRILGVELVGEKWFSVIQSAFDPKDDDGHEISLKNGRKVRLAISASTTGQLILITDLTETRLLQSRVSDLQRLSSLGRMVASLAHQVRTPLSSAMLYASNLAAPNLPPATKTRFQSKLMDRLHDLEKQVNDMLLFAKGGDNKVVKPFTVAELITEFHPMVEAALKSNQIDYCQEVEGEQTQMFGNANAIASALSNLVLNAVQIAGKESQIDVFFRPVNGELKISVQDSGPGVPKELQGKIMEPFFTTRSQGTGLGLAVVQMVCRAHEGRLELISEEGDGACFTMCLPLERSASSED, encoded by the coding sequence ATGCATGTAGCTAACGAACCAGAAAATCAATCACACCTAGATTCTGTTGAGCAGCAGGTTGAACGCTATAAGCAAGTACTCGATGTAATGCCTGCAGGGGTAATCTTGTTAGATACTCATGGCGAAGTGAGAGAAGCGAACCCAGAAGCGCATCGTATCCTTGGGGTTGAGCTCGTAGGCGAGAAGTGGTTTTCAGTAATTCAAAGTGCCTTTGACCCAAAAGATGACGATGGCCATGAGATTTCATTGAAGAACGGGCGAAAAGTGCGTTTGGCGATTTCAGCTTCTACTACGGGTCAACTTATCTTGATTACCGATCTGACAGAAACTCGTCTTCTGCAGTCTCGCGTGAGTGATCTTCAACGTTTGTCGTCATTAGGCAGAATGGTAGCTTCGCTTGCCCATCAGGTTCGTACACCGCTTTCTAGTGCAATGTTGTATGCATCCAACCTTGCCGCGCCAAACCTGCCACCGGCAACAAAGACACGTTTTCAATCTAAGCTTATGGATAGATTGCATGACTTAGAGAAACAAGTGAACGACATGCTGTTGTTTGCCAAAGGTGGCGACAACAAGGTGGTTAAGCCATTTACTGTCGCTGAATTGATAACAGAATTTCACCCGATGGTGGAAGCGGCACTGAAATCCAACCAGATTGATTATTGTCAGGAAGTTGAAGGCGAACAGACTCAAATGTTTGGCAACGCCAACGCCATCGCATCAGCGTTAAGTAATCTGGTTTTGAACGCGGTTCAAATTGCTGGCAAGGAATCGCAGATTGATGTGTTCTTTAGGCCTGTAAACGGCGAGCTTAAAATATCAGTGCAAGACAGTGGCCCCGGCGTACCGAAAGAGCTTCAAGGTAAAATTATGGAACCCTTCTTTACCACTCGTTCGCAAGGTACAGGTCTAGGTTTAGCCGTTGTACAAATGGTCTGTCGAGCACATGAAGGCCGACTGGAATTGATATCAGAAGAGGGTGACGGCGCATGCTTTACTATGTGCCTACCGCTGGAAAGAAGCGCTTCTTCTGAAGACTAA
- a CDS encoding sigma-54 dependent transcriptional regulator produces the protein MQGLAKLLVVDDNAQDRHNLSTILEFVGESCEVISSEQARKVDWSLQWAGCIIGTIKGKGFNALLSEKLVHANHIPLLVIGKNNHPVDELTNYVGELELPLNYPQLSDALRHCKDFLGRKGVQVVSSARKNTLFRSLVGQSAGIQEVRHLIEQVSSTEANVLILGESGTGKEVVARNIHYHSKRRSGPFVPVNCGAIPPDLLESELFGHEKGAFTGAITARKGRFELAEGGTLFLDEIGDMPMAMQVKLLRVLQERCFERVGGNSTIQADVRVIAATHRNLEDMIDDDSFREDLYYRLNVFPIEMPALQDRKEDIPLLLQELMTRMEAEGSMPICFTARAINSLMEHYWPGNVRELANLVERMVILYPNSLVDVNHLPTKYRYSDIPEFQPEFNSFVSEEEQERDALSDLFAEDFSFDQQDELADNANAPQELPPEGVNLKELLADMEVNMINQALEAQGGIVARAADMLGMRRTTLVEKMRKYNLQR, from the coding sequence ATGCAAGGTTTGGCAAAACTGCTTGTCGTCGACGATAACGCTCAAGATCGTCACAATTTAAGCACAATATTAGAGTTTGTAGGAGAGAGCTGCGAAGTAATCAGCTCTGAACAAGCACGTAAAGTTGACTGGTCACTACAGTGGGCCGGCTGCATTATTGGTACCATTAAAGGTAAAGGCTTCAACGCATTACTGAGTGAGAAGCTTGTTCACGCCAATCACATCCCTTTACTGGTGATTGGCAAAAACAATCACCCGGTTGACGAGTTGACTAACTATGTTGGTGAGCTTGAACTTCCTCTTAACTACCCGCAATTAAGTGATGCATTAAGACACTGTAAAGACTTCTTAGGCCGTAAAGGTGTTCAAGTTGTGTCTTCTGCACGTAAGAACACACTGTTTCGCAGCCTAGTAGGCCAAAGTGCTGGCATTCAAGAAGTACGTCATTTAATTGAACAAGTCTCTTCTACGGAAGCAAACGTGCTGATTCTTGGTGAGTCAGGCACAGGCAAAGAAGTCGTCGCGCGTAACATTCATTACCACTCTAAACGTCGTTCAGGGCCTTTCGTACCAGTGAACTGTGGCGCGATTCCACCTGATTTGCTCGAAAGTGAATTATTTGGTCATGAGAAGGGCGCGTTTACTGGTGCAATTACCGCTCGTAAAGGCCGTTTTGAATTGGCTGAAGGTGGCACACTGTTTCTCGATGAAATTGGCGATATGCCAATGGCGATGCAAGTTAAGCTGCTACGAGTGCTTCAAGAGCGATGTTTTGAGCGCGTAGGTGGTAACAGCACCATACAAGCTGATGTTCGTGTGATTGCGGCAACCCACCGTAACCTTGAAGATATGATCGATGATGATTCGTTCCGTGAAGACCTTTATTATCGCTTGAATGTATTCCCGATTGAAATGCCGGCGCTTCAAGATCGTAAAGAAGATATTCCACTGTTGCTTCAAGAACTAATGACTCGAATGGAAGCGGAAGGCAGTATGCCTATCTGCTTCACGGCTCGTGCTATCAATTCTTTGATGGAGCACTACTGGCCAGGTAACGTTCGTGAGCTAGCGAACCTCGTTGAGCGAATGGTTATCCTGTATCCGAATAGCTTGGTTGATGTGAATCATCTACCCACTAAATATCGATACAGTGATATTCCTGAATTCCAGCCTGAGTTTAATAGCTTTGTCTCTGAAGAAGAGCAAGAGCGTGATGCACTTTCCGACTTGTTCGCAGAAGATTTTAGCTTTGATCAGCAAGATGAACTTGCCGACAACGCTAATGCGCCTCAAGAGTTACCGCCAGAAGGGGTTAACCTGAAAGAGCTACTCGCAGATATGGAAGTGAATATGATCAATCAAGCCTTGGAAGCACAGGGCGGTATTGTTGCTCGTGCTGCTGATATGCTTGGAATGCGCAGGACCACTCTGGTTGAAAAAATGCGTAAATATAACTTGCAGCGATAG
- the fliS gene encoding flagellar export chaperone FliS, with translation MRGSLQAYKKVSVDSQLTAASPHKIVQMLMAGAIERLIQGKAAMQAGNIPVKGERLGKALDIIISLRSCLSMDDGGDIAKNLDQLYEFMITQISAANHKNDPQPIDDVIDIIREIKSAWDQIPNEYHNLTSADVGI, from the coding sequence ATGCGCGGTTCTTTACAGGCATATAAAAAGGTATCAGTGGATAGTCAGCTAACGGCTGCCTCACCGCATAAGATTGTACAAATGCTAATGGCTGGTGCTATCGAGCGTTTGATTCAAGGCAAAGCGGCAATGCAAGCAGGCAACATCCCAGTGAAAGGTGAGCGACTTGGTAAGGCTCTAGATATCATTATTAGCCTACGTAGTTGCCTATCTATGGACGATGGTGGCGATATTGCGAAAAACCTAGATCAACTTTATGAGTTCATGATCACGCAAATTTCTGCGGCAAATCACAAAAATGACCCACAGCCTATTGATGATGTTATCGATATTATCCGTGAAATTAAGAGCGCTTGGGACCAAATTCCGAACGAATATCACAACTTGACGTCCGCTGACGTAGGTATTTAA
- a CDS encoding flagellar protein FliT — MNSQLQELCELDQLIISKLEFSEINAEEITQLVDNREQLLQNVLQIIDSHPDVKQSSEWLEAITRTRKLVELMQSETSRVGKTLHKYRHGAKSVQQYKKFL, encoded by the coding sequence ATGAATAGTCAGCTACAAGAGCTTTGTGAACTCGATCAATTAATTATCTCTAAACTTGAATTTAGTGAAATTAATGCTGAAGAAATAACGCAGCTTGTCGATAACAGAGAACAGTTATTGCAAAACGTGCTTCAAATAATCGACTCACATCCCGACGTTAAGCAAAGTTCTGAATGGTTAGAAGCCATTACCAGAACCAGAAAATTAGTCGAATTGATGCAGTCTGAGACGAGTCGAGTAGGTAAGACCTTACACAAATACCGTCACGGCGCTAAATCAGTTCAACAATACAAAAAGTTTTTATAG
- the fliD gene encoding flagellar filament capping protein FliD, with the protein MSFGPMGISSGMDINSMVSKIVDSERVPKQQRIDNERTRIDTSISAYGRLRESLDSMKNLMTNFRQEKAFAVRTVESTDEGLVSATATTEAIAGKYAIDVLQLAQSHKVASDVLSEDMKFGPGKLQVSLGDNSFDVQVGDRSKLIDVVRSINGADSNPGVRASIINDVEGPRLIVASNQSGFDQQISINVESDAANPLKKLEYKTLEERVKALEKARVAAQDILALTPAGKAVELIDEAIANDDPNVSGTLDEDGNIIPEAQTNSISDVDEDSQSLSYGEQAAADGQAALDAAQAAKSVMPEDNIPGWTETASGTLLDSYYTPELELDEKAIEKAPDVPGWSNSASGTLTDSYVTPKEAQQKLEAEQARIEEKISQEKADLAEKVQKGELTAEQAKKIERAKLEPEERELLEKVDKAQADLAQAQQSFDTYSGMTEVQAGQDSMVVLDGVAQLSSNNNVIEDAVEGIDITVKGKTPKDKPPAEIGVEYDRNSVRQDIEAFVNSYNQFYQVSKSLAGVDPTTGQKGPLSGDSTVRNADSRLKGVFSSSIEGAPDNLKSLTEFGITTTRQGSLEINYDMLDRQLNNNFDKLGEFFGGNNGFAKKVEDAIQGITGITGSIRTREKSLVEQNYRLVDDQSALDRRMDSLENRTHSKFTAMQDATSKMQSQLGSMMNALG; encoded by the coding sequence ATGAGTTTTGGCCCAATGGGGATTTCGTCTGGCATGGATATTAATTCCATGGTCAGCAAAATTGTTGATTCGGAGCGTGTACCCAAACAGCAACGAATCGACAATGAACGAACGCGAATCGATACCAGCATTAGTGCCTATGGAAGACTCAGAGAATCCCTTGATTCGATGAAAAACCTGATGACAAACTTTCGTCAGGAAAAAGCTTTTGCTGTGCGAACAGTCGAAAGTACCGATGAAGGTCTTGTTTCTGCAACCGCGACTACCGAAGCGATCGCTGGCAAATATGCCATCGATGTGTTGCAGCTTGCCCAAAGCCATAAAGTGGCTTCTGATGTATTGTCAGAGGACATGAAATTTGGCCCAGGTAAGCTGCAGGTTTCGCTTGGTGATAACAGCTTTGATGTACAAGTTGGCGACAGATCGAAACTTATCGATGTTGTTCGCAGTATAAACGGTGCTGATAGCAACCCAGGCGTTCGTGCATCTATTATCAACGATGTCGAAGGTCCAAGACTTATTGTTGCTTCGAACCAGTCTGGTTTCGATCAGCAGATCAGCATCAACGTTGAGTCAGATGCTGCTAATCCCCTAAAAAAACTCGAATACAAAACTCTTGAAGAGCGTGTTAAAGCGTTAGAGAAAGCACGCGTTGCTGCTCAAGATATTTTAGCTCTAACCCCTGCTGGAAAAGCCGTCGAACTCATCGATGAAGCGATCGCTAACGATGACCCAAATGTGAGTGGAACACTCGACGAAGATGGCAATATCATTCCAGAAGCCCAAACCAATTCTATTTCAGATGTTGACGAAGACTCTCAAAGTCTTAGCTATGGTGAGCAAGCCGCAGCCGACGGCCAAGCTGCCCTAGACGCAGCTCAGGCGGCAAAGTCGGTGATGCCTGAAGACAATATCCCTGGTTGGACAGAAACAGCCTCAGGTACTCTTTTAGACTCTTACTACACACCCGAGCTTGAGCTTGATGAAAAAGCGATAGAGAAGGCACCCGATGTGCCAGGGTGGTCAAATTCTGCCTCAGGTACTCTGACTGATTCATACGTGACACCTAAAGAAGCCCAACAGAAGCTTGAGGCTGAGCAAGCGCGTATCGAAGAGAAAATCTCACAAGAAAAAGCCGATCTGGCTGAGAAAGTTCAAAAAGGCGAATTGACCGCTGAACAAGCCAAAAAGATTGAGCGTGCGAAATTAGAACCTGAAGAGCGAGAGCTTTTAGAAAAGGTCGATAAAGCGCAAGCTGACCTCGCGCAGGCACAACAATCTTTTGATACCTATAGCGGTATGACTGAAGTTCAGGCTGGCCAAGATTCTATGGTCGTCCTAGATGGTGTTGCTCAACTCTCTAGTAATAACAATGTGATTGAAGATGCCGTTGAAGGTATTGATATTACGGTGAAGGGAAAAACGCCAAAAGATAAGCCACCGGCAGAAATTGGTGTAGAGTACGACCGCAATAGTGTGCGTCAAGACATTGAAGCCTTCGTTAACTCTTACAATCAGTTTTACCAGGTGTCTAAGAGCTTGGCCGGTGTTGATCCAACGACCGGTCAAAAAGGGCCGCTTTCTGGAGACAGTACGGTTCGTAACGCCGATTCTCGATTGAAAGGGGTATTTTCATCAAGTATCGAAGGTGCGCCAGACAACCTCAAGTCCTTGACTGAATTTGGTATCACGACCACAAGGCAAGGCTCGCTAGAAATCAACTACGACATGCTTGACCGTCAACTCAACAATAACTTTGATAAGTTAGGTGAGTTCTTTGGCGGTAACAACGGCTTCGCCAAAAAAGTGGAAGATGCGATTCAAGGTATCACAGGTATCACGGGCTCAATTCGTACTCGAGAAAAGAGCTTAGTCGAGCAAAACTACCGTTTGGTTGATGACCAGAGCGCCCTTGATCGCCGTATGGATAGCCTTGAGAACCGTACACACTCTAAGTTCACGGCCATGCAAGATGCAACCAGTAAGATGCAATCTCAACTGGGCAGTATGATGAATGCGTTGGGCTAA
- the flaG gene encoding flagellar protein FlaG, producing MEISSNASNIQPYGSPNGIKIASDEGSSASSISRLKEATSYGKVEKSKEEATEAAIQLAQHRQELNDEERVKMVEKVNEFISSLNKGVAFKVDEESGRDVVTIYETTTGDIIRQIPDEEMLEILRRLAAQNSNSRIFEVKV from the coding sequence ATGGAAATATCATCCAACGCATCGAACATCCAGCCTTATGGCTCACCTAATGGCATTAAAATTGCAAGCGATGAAGGTAGTAGTGCGTCGAGTATTTCGCGACTAAAAGAAGCAACATCTTATGGCAAGGTAGAGAAATCGAAAGAGGAAGCTACCGAAGCAGCGATTCAATTAGCTCAACATAGACAAGAGTTAAATGATGAAGAGCGAGTCAAAATGGTGGAGAAGGTAAATGAGTTTATCTCTTCTCTCAATAAAGGTGTGGCTTTTAAGGTCGATGAAGAATCGGGGAGGGATGTAGTGACCATCTATGAGACCACAACCGGTGATATTATTCGCCAGATCCCTGACGAAGAAATGCTTGAAATTCTAAGACGCCTAGCAGCCCAAAACTCGAATAGTCGAATATTTGAGGTGAAGGTTTAA
- a CDS encoding flagellin, which yields MAINVSTNVSAMTAQRYLNSAAEGTQKSMERLSSGYKINSAKDDAAGLQISNRLTSQSRGLDMAVKNANDGISIAQTAEGAMNESTNILQRMRDLSLQSSNGSNSKSERVAIQEEVSALNTELNRIAETTSFGGNKLLNGTYGSQSFQIGADSGEAVMLTMNNMRTDTQDMGGKSYGVEEGKDASWRVGAGADLTIKYNDKFGEAQELSISAKEGNDMEELATYINGQSQDVKASVGEGGKLQLFASSQKVDGDVEFGGSLAGELGIGAGKDVTVNDIDVTSVAGANEAVSIIDGALKSVDSNRASLGAFQNRFDHAISNLDNINENVNASKSRIKDTDYAKETTAMTKSQILQQASTSILAQAKQSPSAALSLLG from the coding sequence ATGGCGATTAATGTAAGCACTAATGTGTCTGCAATGACGGCTCAGCGCTACCTGAATAGCGCGGCTGAAGGTACTCAAAAATCGATGGAGCGTTTGTCTTCTGGCTATAAAATTAATAGCGCAAAAGATGATGCTGCAGGCCTACAAATCTCTAACCGCTTAACGTCGCAAAGCCGTGGCCTAGATATGGCTGTGAAAAACGCGAATGACGGTATCTCTATTGCACAGACTGCTGAAGGTGCGATGAATGAGTCAACCAACATTCTGCAACGTATGCGTGACCTTTCTCTTCAATCTTCAAATGGTTCAAACAGCAAATCTGAACGTGTTGCGATCCAAGAAGAAGTCTCTGCTCTAAACACAGAACTTAACCGTATTGCTGAAACGACCTCTTTTGGTGGTAACAAGCTTCTTAACGGTACTTACGGTAGCCAATCTTTCCAAATCGGTGCAGATTCTGGTGAAGCAGTAATGCTGACTATGAATAACATGCGTACCGACACTCAAGACATGGGTGGTAAGAGCTACGGCGTAGAAGAAGGCAAAGATGCTTCTTGGCGCGTAGGTGCTGGCGCTGACTTAACGATCAAATACAACGATAAGTTTGGCGAAGCACAAGAGTTGTCTATTTCTGCGAAAGAAGGCAACGATATGGAAGAGCTAGCAACTTACATCAACGGTCAAAGCCAAGACGTTAAAGCGTCTGTTGGTGAAGGCGGCAAACTGCAACTTTTCGCTTCTAGCCAAAAAGTTGATGGTGATGTTGAGTTCGGCGGCAGCCTTGCGGGTGAACTTGGTATCGGTGCAGGCAAAGATGTTACTGTTAACGACATCGACGTGACCTCGGTTGCTGGTGCAAACGAAGCGGTATCTATCATTGATGGCGCACTAAAATCTGTTGATAGTAACCGTGCATCTCTTGGTGCTTTCCAAAACCGTTTTGACCATGCAATCAGCAACTTAGATAACATCAACGAAAACGTTAATGCGTCTAAGAGCCGTATCAAAGATACCGATTACGCGAAAGAAACAACGGCTATGACTAAGTCTCAAATCCTACAACAGGCGAGTACTTCTATCCTAGCTCAAGCAAAACAGTCACCATCAGCAGCTCTAAGCTTATTGGGCTAA